The following DNA comes from Apis cerana isolate GH-2021 linkage group LG14, AcerK_1.0, whole genome shotgun sequence.
caaCCCGTTCTGGCAACCGGTGATGATATTTCGATACCCGTTAGTGGGAGGCCCTTTGGCCGCATTGTTCGCCGATGGATGTTCATTAACCGTGGTCGGATGGCCGTTAATTGTGGTTTCGTGCCCGTTCGCGGATCCGTGATGATTATTTAAAGGGACGTGACCGTTAACAAACGCTGCTTGCCCGTTTGTAAAGTTAGAACCACCCTTGAACGGGATTTGGTGCCCGTTGGCGGGCCGTAGTTGTTGCCGGCCGCCGTATGCCTGTTGCCGTTCGTTCACAAAATTGCGTATGTCGATGCGTTTGAATCGTAGGCCGTTTGTATGGTTGGTATTCGAAGGGTCGACTGAAGATTGTTGTCCACGGTGTTGATATCTTTCTGGGAACCGCATGTCTTTGCCAGCCGCGTGATTAATCCTTGACCTGACAAGAACGAACGATCTTTTTAATAAGGGGATCTGGTTTCGGGTACCAGAGGTACCATTTTGGTATTTGTCGATTTTAATACTACTTGGATCGATGTAACGTAAgcggagaaaaataaaacggttGAAGTAACACGACGAGAATGTAGTAATCTGTAAGGTGTATACTCGAGaatgtagaaattttaatttaattgttagatttatatgttttttttttttaaatataaattatagtttcaattagatattattaggTTACAAGAGTTCTACAATTGTTCCgtcttaaatgaattaaaagtatgaaaaagaaaaaaataataatctcgataatattttctctcgtatttacataaaaaatctaCAAATCAAAAGTATCTAAACGAAATCGAGTCTCACACCTCTATAGGTTGTGAATACGTTCTACAAATGGCGTAAGTTTGTTATTTTACCTGGAAGTTTGCCATGATACCTCTGGCAATGTACAGAAACACAACGAAAGATTAGTAGAACTTATATACTAATCgaatacgattaattaaattcgatattccTTATTTGCATGGCGATGCAGTTgcgaagaaattgataaataaataaataacaacaacaacaacaataataataataataacgaaagaaaagataataatcgAAGCGAAGTGTTGGTTTAATTTAAactcgaaaaaaattgaaccaagaaaaagaaggagaaagttTCAATTTACCCCACTCTGTTCTGAAAGCTCTCTTGTTGTTGATTCTCGGTTGGATTTGTCAAAGCTTTGTGCCATACATCTGAGAGTTGTTGCTCCGTTGCTATCGCAAAGTCGCCCTGAGCTTCCAAACGTTCTCTCCTCTCGGTGTTCACTTCCAGAATCTGTCCCATTTGATTCctgaattcgaaattaattctgtCATTTTCCAATTCCCTATTTGTTTTGCACGCACGCACATCCGTGTGAGCCCATCTATCATCTTATCTATCATCTTCTTAGCCTGAATTTTAAgctttatctaattttataaattttgaggaaaattctttataaacgTCTTTTTAACTTGAGTTTTAACGCTCGTTGGATTAGGATTCTACGACAACTTTCAAATAACAACTCTTATGAGCGTCTAATAGAGAAGTAAACGAAGGATTCGATTCAAggattcaaagaaaattggTACAAACGAGTACTTCTTACAAATGGATATCTAGACACATactaatttagaaatttctaaaatacaagactatatattattctatgataaaaaaatctaattatctgATTCGAAATAGAAATTGGAATATATTGGAGGCTAGATTCAAAGTAAGCAAGTTTCACAAATATTCAACTCTTACGAgataatggataaaaaattaaagaaatccgCGAAAATCATCTACGAATATACCTCGTCAATGGATGAATGTCATTTTCTAGCTGTATCAACGGTAAGTCCCAGCCAACTTCTTCGTCTTCGAAGTCCGAACCACTTTCGATGCGAGTGCCAAAAGCATTGGAAAATTGAGCATTCGAATTTCACCATTCACGCGTGATGAGAAACGTTTGTAATCGATCGTTATAAAGCGTTACGTCTATTTACCTGCTCATCTCATCCTTCAAGTCACGATAGTACTTGATcgtctcctccccctccactTGATTTCCACTTCGATATTGCAGGATGGGCTGCACCATGCCGAATCCTTCCGGCCGCGTGTAATCAGGCGGCGGCTCCTCTATCTCGTTTATCCGTATCCCTGGCTTGTTGTGCCGCAGATTCTTGTGCACTTCTTGATTTTTCATGTGTATCTTTCGTACCGTTCCCATAgcacaatttaaatatcacgAGGATTGGATTTATTTGGGGTGTCAATATATTCGAGTGgatggtttttttttcaatttaaaaaattattattacgaattcgttcatcgaattaatatcgaactcgaggaaatttttcttttccggaTTTGGATCTTGTCACGAAGTGAGCAAATAGATCGATGTTTGGAAgggatttaaataatgtaaattgtattaaatacgTTTGATTTTACGTTTCTTTTGACGAAGTTCgatgtaaaataaatcttgaatcgggttttaatttttaaagagtcGATTCCGGAGGAGGAatccaaatatattaacacctcggattttaaaatagattttactcacattttgagaaaattgtaTGAGATCGGCTTGCCTTAATTTGTAATGGATCGGATCATTTAccgatttcttcttcttcaccttttcctctttcttgtACCATCGTTGAACGATGAACGCCGCTTCTTCGTTCTTCAATCCTTCGCGCAACAACGCGTTATGCGCCTCGAATTTATCGTTGTAATTGTTCAAGATCGTCTTGAACTTCTCTTCCAATTCAGGTCCGAAGCGTTTACGAATCGTGTATCCTCTGAAATctgagaaaggagagaaatgttttaaattaatttttcgtcaagttttcgttttattggagaatttaaaaaaaaaaaaaatgaaattacgacTCTGTATTATTGTCGCGGCATTATCCATCTCCGGTTCATTTGATTCCTCTTCGTTTTcgttctcctcttcctttttagcttcctcttcctttttctgtTCCTCTGTGGacaaacattttaattcatatttgtattatCCGTTAAATGcacacgatattaaaaaaatttgtctttgtctcctttaaataaaattttaattttacccaGCATTTTTTGTAGAACAGTTGCTTCCTCCTTCTcgtgtttctttttcatctccTGCAAGAAATGTTTTCTCGACAACCACCCGCGTATGTGACGTTGTAAAGTCACAACGGACACGGCGAACTGCCATTTCTGTTTCTTGAATCTGATCCTGGCGAGCCATCGACGGATGCACGCCTGGACCATGATGATCTTCTTCAATTGTTCCTCGTACATCTTGGATAGGAACTCGACGTGATAATATTTGAGGAAAACTTTCGTTCGACCCAATGCCCATCCGTCCATTTTCAGACGAATCAGAAGTAGCCGACAATTGTCGCGATTAGCTATTACACGTTCGTCGTAGCCGAATGCCAAGAAACAGTATctgtaaataaagatataatcgatccatttaaatataatccatCTTTTGCAAATtcgacaaaattaaaaatagtagcagatttgaattttaatccaGATATGATCGATTTACTTTTACAATGACTCTTTAACTAAGACACGTACAGTAATTCATTGGATTCTTGAGTCAATTCTCGAACGAGTAACATATTTGaagtttgtttttaaaattcgttcaGAACagaatgataataatggaACTAGATGTGACAAAttcgatttgaatttcaaatcggTTAACAATGGATCGATCGTTAGATTGATTAAAGTatcgaattaatcaaatatttatttttttctattatattttgacattCAAGAGTTTGCATACCGTTTCAAAAATTCGTTGAACGGTATCCTATGCGAGAATCCATTCTGTCTGATCCTTATCGTCTCCAACACCCCCGTGTATCTCAATTGCTTCACCACTTTCTCCTTGTCGAAGAAACGCGGGCTCCTCGAGTCGTTCGGCTTTATACATCGTACGAACTGCGGCGATCCGGACACCATCTTCTGCAGCAGGTCCATTAGAGAGTATCGGAAGTAAGTTGCCACGGTTTGCTGGGCTCTGGATTGAGACGCTAGCCCTCGACTCGAGTAACGTTCctgatgtaaaaagaaaagaaaaagaagaagaaagaatttatgCAGTTccatatcgatataatattaaaaatcgaaggaaGTGGCGAAATATTGTAACGAAATCAAAAATGCGATGAAAACATTTCTCATTTCTCTTCAATTCCTGTGGAACAGGAAATTTCAATTGCGTCATcgggattaaataaattaaaattgatttaatttcttgGATTGTGAaaacagaaattgaaaatagttGGAtcggttgaaaaatataaaatttgacaaGTACCTTGGTATTTTGATTCGATTGTGACAATTTCTTGGAATCGGTGTCATGTACAGCTGAATACAAATTGCCGGTCTTCGTGATCGGGCATTGGAACAGGAAACGGACCATGTCGTACTGGGATTGTCTGACGAGCTGGATGACTTCAGGAGGGAGGAAGTTTCTGTTCTTTTCCAGGAACCCTTCCGCTTGGTAAACCACGCGTCCAGCGAAATGGTGGACCGCGAAACAAACCGCGTCCGATTTCGGCCTCACGTAGAACTTCGACTTGATATTGTTGTGAAATTTCTCTGCAACAAATCGTTTATCGATCTCCTCATCGTACATAACAAATTTCTCGGcacattgaataattattcaaacaaaatCACGAAATCGCGATTATCGAGTTAAATTCATCcgtaaagatttaaaaagcgAGGAATTGCGGAAAGTACCGATCAGAGATTTGTTGGTGGATCTTGGAAATCGGCTCTCCTCGTCCAGCAGAGCGAGTAGCCCCATAGGCTTGCTGAGCAGCATGTCGAGCACGGGCCTGTTGTCCGAGAACTCGACCAGATCGACCGGTATCCCCTCCGCCATGTATTCCTGCTGCTCCCACGTGAAGATATGCTGATTGAAATAATACTGTATCTGCTCGTTGGCTATGTTGATGCACAGTTGCTCGAACGAGTTGCGGGGGAAGTTCTCGAAGCCGAATATGTCGAGGAGGCCGATCGCGAGCGGCTCGTAGCTCGGCGACCGAGTGAAACACAGCAAACAATTGATTTGATTGACCATCCAGTCGAACAATCGGCCGTACAGCCCTTTCGCCATCGCGTCCCTCGCCGCGCAAGCCTCGGCGACTGTATTGTTTCGCGTGATCGTCTCGCCCCTGGTCATAACCGAGTTCGATGTCAATGCCTCCAGAAGATCGCTCTCCTCCACGCCGAGCAATTGCGAGACTGAAACCGTGATAATACACGTTCGATACattctcttcccttcttttcgagaatgaaatgaaagttGGAATATGATGTTGTGGAAATTTTGGAAGTTTACGTATAAGGTGTTGAGTCTTTTAAGGGATTTCGTCGATTCTGAAAGATGGTGGAAATACGTGGATCGGGGATCGTTGAGTTTAAGTTATCGAAATTCCTTGAATAAGGTAATACTTGGATAAtttcaagatataataataataatcggaaatgaaatggaagaaatatattgGACAGTgtggaaattttgatttcgtcGTTTATGCAGagtattgatattattttttgcttaaaagtaactttattcgaaattttcaatgcCCAGCTCCGACTACTCTTTATTTTATCGCTTTCTAGAAATTCGATTTGCGTACAtggcaaaagaaagaaaaggaagaaacatTTTCACCTGTACGCAAAGGCTCGACGTGAATCACGTGGCTCTTGTTATCGGTGTTATCCTCGCTGGCCACTTCGCCAAACTCGATATCACCGAGATGAAGTATAGCTGCCAGGATACGATACACCGTATCAACCTCCCCGTCTTGAAATCCAAGCAGTTTAAACCCGGCTTTCAACTGTTGGAACTTGTCTATATGCGTTTGAGACGTTTGACAATGGTCGGTCAAGAATCGATGATTCTTTCGAAGATTGAGATCCAAGTGGAATTCAGAGAGGCGGCCGTCCGCCTCCAGGCCATCGtacatgtaataaaatatatgaaaattacgcTCCCCTCTGAAACACGAAATCGATTAgtcgattaaaaatctatacacATAAACATTGACACAGACTGAGAAAAACTTACTCGGCTTGAGCGACGACTCGAGATTGTTCCAACAGATACACGTATATCCTGGCGCCTGTCACCTTACCGCCTTTGGTCATGGTCAGGTCCAAGTATTTGCCAAATCTGGACGAGTTGGCGTTAATCCCGGTGGTCGCGTTACCAAACGCCTCCATTATCGGATTTATTTGAAGGATCCTCTCCTCCAAGTTCCGATTCGGTGCTTTGCTGAGGTACACCAGTTGTTTCAACAGCAGATTCGCGCTCTCGGTTTTCCCCGCCCCCGACTCGCCGCTGATCACGATCGCTTGATTTTGCCGCTGATGCAACAACGCTTGATACGCGGCGTCGGCCACCGCGAAAATGTGCGGCGGATTGTCGGATCTCGCTTGACCCTTGTACCTCTTTTGCTCCTGTCCagattaattcaaattctcgTCACACTCGGGCAATAAGCGaactcaaaataaaattaaaatacacttTCTCGCTCTCTGATCGAACAGGAAGGGGAGCACATTCTTTCCTctcgcaaaataaaaatttattttatttattactcacGATGCCGGTGTACAGTCCCAAACTCGTGAAGGGGTTAACAGCGACGAGTATATCCcctatataagtatatatttgagCTTGCTCGTATCTGTGCTGCAACTGGTCGACAATACCGTCCTCCGAGAGCATATCCAAAGCGGCCAAGTCGTCCATGTACATCTTCTCCGCTTTGGCCTTTCGATAAGTCTTCAATTTTCCATGCTTGGTGGTCACCTCGGGCTGCCTGTGCACCCTGCCTTCGACCCTCTGCCGATTGATCTCCCCGCGAAGCTCGTCCCGAATTTTCTCCACCGAAGGCTCGATGTTGATTAACAGGGGATGCTCCTTCAATTCGCTGGCGAACGGCCTGTGCTCCAGATCTTTCACCAAACATTCCGTGATGAAGTCCACCAATTCCGGGGTATGGATGTCCGGATTCTTGAGGGACGGCGGTGGATTTCTAGGGATTTGAAACAGCGCCCTCATGGGATGGAGTTCCGAGAGAGGTGGGTCGCCCTCAGCCAGCTCGATCGCTGTTATTCCAATCGACCATACGTCGCATCGGGAGTCGTACGAGGAATCTAGTTGTTGCTCGCAAGCTATCACCTGTTTTCccaattttattcaatcgtCATTTCATCCAAATCGATACATACCTAAAATTCTTTCTACTTCTTGCAAAAATTCTATCCGATGTTAGTCTTTTCGTTCTATCTATAGTCTGCATTTTCAAAGATTCCAGAGAAAATAGGGATCGATTGGACAGATTGGAAAGAATAAACGAGAAGAGAAATCGCAATGACATTGTAACAAATCATTCTGATTCTATCTTCGGTTTTCTAAATTCTACTCCTTTACTATAATAATGTATGTGACGTATTTCAACGAGGTAAAAGTTGATCGTATAATTTACTATATCGGATCGCTTGATTGTAGTTTACCTCGGGCGCCATCCAATACGGTGTCCCGACCGAGGTGTTCTTTCTCGCGAGCGTGGCGACGAGGTGAGACGACACGCCAAAATCAACCAGTTTCACGTGGGCATCTTCAGTGAGCAATATATTGTGGCCTTTAACGTCACGGTGCATGCAGTGACGGCtatgcaaataaattaacgCCTCGACCGTTTCTCTGAGGATGTAAGCTATTTGGTCGTCCGTTAGgcgttttcctttcttcttcaagCCTTGGGCCAGGTCGGTCACCGAACCTCCAGTGCACAACTATCGtcgaaataacattttatatattttttttctagttccaaaagaaagaaatggaaaggaAATGGACCAATAATGgtattttattcgagattaGAGTGACGATACCTCCATGACGAACCATAATTGGTCCTCCTCCTGAGTAGGCTTCGCTCTTTTCAAGAACAATCCGTAGAAGAGGGGGATATTAGGGTGATGGCTCAGGTCTCTCAGCACCAGATACTCTTCCTCGATTTCCTCCACATTGTCCGCGACGTTctccaaaattttaatcgccACTTTCTTCTCGGTTTCGTTGCAGTGTGCGCTGTAAACCGCCCCGTATGTCCCCTCGCCGATCAATTCCTCCAAGATAAAACGATCACCGGGATCTGGTATCACGTCGAAGTTCACGTGTTGACTGAGACCGTGGTACGCCATATTGGTTCCTCCACCGGTCATTTctggaatgaaaaaagaaaaaggaaaaaataaacaataatagaaaatatctaaaaatgggAATTACTAAATGTTATTGatcaaattgattatttattaataatagaatatcggatggaatataatatttaaaataggagattattaaatattatcatattggCACGATGATTATTTAGTATCAGTGAATGGAATATCGAGTGGAATatctaaaatagaaaatggaaattgttaaatatttatattgacagTGATTCGATGTTTAATTCGAGTACAAATAGATTTTGGTACAAATTTCAACTAtcatcgttttatttatttagcaaggagaaattatatttgaattatcacTGTGCGCATGAAGAGCGATGGTAATAACATTCcgtattatgtatttatcgaGTTTAATAGATGAAGGAAACTTCAACCAAGTGGTGAACTAATTCCTTCCCGTAGAAAGTTGCGGTGAACCGCGAGAAGAAAAGTCGTCACTGTTGTAACTGTTGAAGTCttgaaattgaatcttttcaaagcaaatttcatatataaataaatttcaatagtaTAGATAATTTCTATCCATTTCCATCAAGAagcaaaatattagaaaaatatgggacgaagattatttatttcgaattttctaagCAGCTTACGTAACATATCTTTTTAACGTAATCAAATTTACTCGTTCTTATtgagtaaaaatttcaatcgtcCCAAATAcgatagaatagaaaaaaacgttgaaattttcatcCCCCAACAACGATATTACGAATTTCACCGTCTAAATACACTTTCCCCTATTCGAACCTCCATTCGACGATCGATCACCGTGAGAAAATttgtgagaaaaaaagaatattcaaagatCTCTTTCACTCTCTcactatttttctttgattctttttttttttttttttttctactgaCCGATTATATCACCCATTTCGTCGTCGTTCACGCTCGAGATTTCGGTGAATCTCGATCCCTCATTTAAGGAAATAAAATGGACGAAAATCACGGGTCGATTACTATGAGTGGAACACTTGTTCACTTGGCCAGGTGTGAAATACGACTGAGTCGCTCGTCTTCTAACCAAATACCTGTTAACTCCCTAATAGGATTAGGGGGTAAGACCGGCGcatttctcctctttctcatCGGAAATAGGTCTCGTAAGAAGGCATCCAGTAAGGCCACGTGTTCTCCTgtcattttcatattattattaactcgaTAATAAAAGATCGGGCCGTAGATCGGGatgtataatatgaatttaagcCGTGGAGGAGAATCTTGAaacgagatatatattattacagtgCTAGCTAATTAACTCTGATTGGATCGGAAAGTAGATTTGGATATTGGATAAGTAGATTTCCTACAAATAGATGGATTTAAAtacgttatttttattgatttgcgGATACATTATGTTTGGTATTACgtcgttgaaatttattagagTTCcttatagtaaatattattataatcaatggatgggcaaatttaaattttggcAGAtgcaattgataaaaaaattggagcgaagtgaaaattttacttttcgtatattattataacgtgTATGATTCTTACGattctttgcaatttttttattgatttttggacattgaaattttctacaaatgcataaaatcgattctatattttatcaaaagtatcgtatttaaaatttttcttaataaattgcaaataatcgtgggtggattaattttaattttttcgaattattatatgcggtatttttttgatgtttccttaattggaagaaaaagtGTTAGGGAAAGGATGTGGAACAAGATTAAGTccgttcaattattaaaactatgtTTTTTTTGCGTTTCTGCTTTTACAAGGTGTTTAGATAGGATAATAGGTGATTTATGCTGGTAGATGAAGCCGCCCAAGGATCGAAGCCACTCGTGGTTTCGAATGACATTTTGTAACGCGAAATTAAACGAGACATTTATAGTTCACGGATGATATGCAATAATCAATCGACAGAATGATAAAGATGTAACTAACTTTTATCGATCAGAAAATATCGCTCGTGTCTTATCCTTAttccttcaaatttttatttttcattttcaatttctttcttttcaatattatccAACGAAATCTTCTCGATCTTGAAAtctcgaaagaaagaattgaatCGCATCGTATTGtccaaaataaaatgttcACGGTTCGACGAATTCGACGGGGAATTAATCCAAAGCAGAACCCAGACGAACGGATAGAGTTAATATTTCGCGAACACGGACTAAATGGTAAATGGTAACTTTGTTTACGTTAGGCTTTAttcaaaactttattaattaaaagatttattataacgtaaatgtaagtaaaaaaatgcAAGGTGTAACTATCGTGCGATTAAGATTTCCATATTTTGCTTTCAAATGTAAATTCAGAGGAGCGGGgaaaagataatttcataatcttGTAAGCGAGCGTGCAGGTGTTAATTATGGTGCATGGCCGCCCGGTCACGTTCAACCGCGTGAAGTGTGTCAAACGCactgatctctctctctctctctctctctctctctctctctctctctctctctctctctctctctctctctctctctctctctctgcctctgTTTGCGTTTGGCATTTATGGAATAACTTGCCTCGCGAATTTCCGATTACGCGTTTTGAACATCGCTCCATTAAATCGTAATGGTAATAACGTTTCACGAAACAAccatgtttatttatttacttatttttaaccGCGTTCCACATTCTTTTCGGCGCGCTCAagcgaaatcaatttttccttcgtcttcttcctcttacatcatgatataatataatataataataataataattcgagaatactttttatttatttattttttttcgagatttgAGATAAACTTTATCAtcagagaggagagaggagaataaatcgaatttttgaaaattcctaACAAACTTTTAAACGAATTCCTCCATTGGAGATTCTTATTTCCCAAAGGAATACGCGAAGAATTTATTTGCTGAAAACGATAATTAGTGTCTTGGAACACGACGAGGAGAATCCTGTCAATTTCACAGATCGATGATTCCTCTTCCACAAATATCTTGTTTCGAAAGCATTCcacttattttattccatcgaTCACAGATTATTGTTCTGGATAATCGTaacctccctttctctctgaAGTGAAAAATATGTACCATTCATCCacgattttttcttcaatttttctttcttctttcttttttttttctttttttttcccctctttatTACGATTTCACTTTCTAATTCGATCACAGGTATCGATGGTAAACAATAAGCATTGGCCGAGAAGTCACGTGGTGCGATAGGGGTATTAGAGCGAGGAAACCCGACGTGAAATTGGCTTAAAGGCCCACCTCTGTAAAATAATGTCTGTTAGAGCTGCGTCATGATGTCCAATTGCCTTGGACAATACTTGACTGCATCTAATGTGACGCATAAGCCGGCCAAGTAACCAACTTCGTGGCTTCTCTCAGCTGCGATTGGCTatggaaatttcattattttaatgattatcgaTCGCAATTGAATCTCTCGTTTAATTTAACggatctattattattatctgttATTCAGTTTCTGACTGGATGTAAGTTGAGCGCGAATTTTGCATttgaatttgcaaaatttgagACGAGAGATCAACTCTGTTTGAAGGCGTTG
Coding sequences within:
- the LOC108004131 gene encoding myosin-IIIb isoform X5: MGDIIEMTGGGTNMAYHGLSQHVNFDVIPDPGDRFILEELIGEGTYGAVYSAHCNETEKKVAIKILENVADNVEEIEEEYLVLRDLSHHPNIPLFYGLFLKRAKPTQEEDQLWFVMELCTGGSVTDLAQGLKKKGKRLTDDQIAYILRETVEALIYLHSRHCMHRDVKGHNILLTEDAHVKLVDFGVSSHLVATLARKNTSVGTPYWMAPEVIACEQQLDSSYDSRCDVWSIGITAIELAEGDPPLSELHPMRALFQIPRNPPPSLKNPDIHTPELVDFITECLVKDLEHRPFASELKEHPLLINIEPSVEKIRDELRGEINRQRVEGRVHRQPEVTTKHGKLKTYRKAKAEKMYMDDLAALDMLSEDGIVDQLQHRYEQAQIYTYIGDILVAVNPFTSLGLYTGIEQKRYKGQARSDNPPHIFAVADAAYQALLHQRQNQAIVISGESGAGKTESANLLLKQLVYLSKAPNRNLEERILQINPIMEAFGNATTGINANSSRFGKYLDLTMTKGGKVTGARIYVYLLEQSRVVAQAEGERNFHIFYYMYDGLEADGRLSEFHLDLNLRKNHRFLTDHCQTSQTHIDKFQQLKAGFKLLGFQDGEVDTVYRILAAILHLGDIEFGEVASEDNTDNKSHVIHVEPLRTVSQLLGVEESDLLEALTSNSVMTRGETITRNNTVAEACAARDAMAKGLYGRLFDWMVNQINCLLCFTRSPSYEPLAIGLLDIFGFENFPRNSFEQLCINIANEQIQYYFNQHIFTWEQQEYMAEGIPVDLVEFSDNRPVLDMLLSKPMGLLALLDEESRFPRSTNKSLIEKFHNNIKSKFYVRPKSDAVCFAVHHFAGRVVYQAEGFLEKNRNFLPPEVIQLVRQSQYDMVRFLFQCPITKTGNLYSAVHDTDSKKLSQSNQNTKERYSSRGLASQSRAQQTVATYFRYSLMDLLQKMVSGSPQFVRCIKPNDSRSPRFFDKEKVVKQLRYTGVLETIRIRQNGFSHRIPFNEFLKRYCFLAFGYDERVIANRDNCRLLLIRLKMDGWALGRTKVFLKYYHVEFLSKMYEEQLKKIIMVQACIRRWLARIRFKKQKWQFAVSVVTLQRHIRGWLSRKHFLQEMKKKHEKEEATVLQKMLEEQKKEEEAKKEEENENEEESNEPEMDNAATIIQSHFRGYTIRKRFGPELEEKFKTILNNYNDKFEAHNALLREGLKNEEAAFIVQRWYKKEEKVKKKKSVNDPIHYKLRQADLIQFSQNIHMKNQEVHKNLRHNKPGIRINEIEEPPPDYTRPEGFGMVQPILQYRSGNQVEGEETIKYYRDLKDEMSSGSDFEDEEVGWDLPLIQLENDIHPLTRNQMGQILEVNTERRERLEAQGDFAIATEQQLSDVWHKALTNPTENQQQESFQNRVGGIMANFQVKD